A single Streptococcus thermophilus DNA region contains:
- a CDS encoding DUF3013 family protein, with amino-acid sequence MAEFGFLSVLEEELDKHLDYDFAMDWDKKNHAVEVTFILEAQNSGNVETIDDKGEVSDEDVIFEDYVLFYNPAKSRFDEEDYLVTIPYEPKKGLSREFLAYFAETLNEVATEGLSDLMDFLSDDGPEEFGLVWDKEAFEKGKAQLEEKVFFAYPRY; translated from the coding sequence ATGGCTGAGTTTGGCTTTTTGTCAGTATTAGAAGAAGAATTAGATAAGCACCTGGATTATGATTTTGCGATGGACTGGGATAAAAAGAATCACGCTGTGGAGGTGACGTTCATCCTAGAAGCGCAAAACAGTGGTAATGTGGAGACTATTGATGATAAGGGTGAAGTGTCTGATGAAGATGTTATTTTTGAAGATTACGTGCTCTTTTACAATCCAGCAAAATCGAGATTTGATGAGGAGGATTACCTAGTAACAATCCCATATGAACCTAAAAAAGGTCTGTCTCGTGAGTTTTTAGCTTATTTTGCAGAAACATTAAATGAGGTGGCAACGGAAGGGTTGAGTGACTTGATGGATTTTCTATCTGATGATGGACCTGAGGAATTCGGTTTGGTTTGGGACAAAGAAGCTTTCGAAAAAGGGAAAGCTCAACTTGAAGAGAAGGTGTTTTTTGCTTATCCAAGGTATTAA
- the tig gene encoding trigger factor, translating to MSVSFENTATNRGVVTFTIGQDKIQPALDQAFNKVKKNLNVPGFRKGHIPRAVFNQKFGEEALYDDALNAILPAAYEAAIAELGLDVVAQPKIDVKSIGKGQDWTLTAEVVTKPEVKLGAYKDLEVSVEVSKEVTDEEVDAKLENERKNLAELIVKDGAAEYGDTVVIDFVGSVDGVEFDGGKGENHSLELGSGQFIPGFEDQLVGAKSGDEVEVKVTFPEDYQATDLAGKAAVFVTKVNEVKAKEVPALDDELAKDLDDEVDTLDELKAKYRKELEAAKEIAFDDAVEGAALDLAVENAEIVELPAEMVENEVHRAMNEFMGNLQRQGISPEMYFQITGTTQEDLRKQYEADSDKRVKTNLVIEAVAAAEGFDATDEEIQKEINDLAAEYNMEVSQVSELLSPEMLKHDIAMKKAVEVITSSAKVK from the coding sequence ATGTCTGTATCATTTGAAAACACAGCCACAAACCGTGGTGTGGTGACATTTACTATCGGTCAGGATAAAATTCAACCAGCTTTGGATCAAGCGTTTAACAAGGTTAAAAAGAATTTGAACGTACCAGGTTTCCGTAAAGGACACATTCCTCGTGCCGTATTTAACCAAAAATTTGGTGAAGAAGCTCTTTACGATGATGCTTTGAATGCAATACTTCCAGCAGCTTATGAAGCAGCGATTGCTGAACTTGGTCTTGATGTTGTTGCACAACCAAAAATTGATGTAAAATCAATTGGAAAAGGTCAAGATTGGACACTTACTGCAGAAGTTGTTACAAAACCAGAAGTAAAACTTGGAGCATATAAAGATCTTGAAGTTTCAGTAGAAGTTTCAAAAGAAGTTACTGACGAAGAAGTTGATGCTAAGCTTGAAAACGAACGTAAAAACTTGGCTGAATTGATTGTTAAAGACGGTGCAGCTGAATATGGAGATACTGTGGTTATTGACTTCGTTGGTTCGGTAGACGGTGTTGAATTTGACGGTGGTAAAGGTGAAAACCACTCTCTTGAACTTGGTTCAGGTCAATTTATCCCAGGTTTCGAAGACCAATTGGTTGGAGCAAAATCTGGTGATGAAGTAGAAGTTAAAGTAACTTTCCCAGAAGACTATCAAGCTACTGATCTTGCAGGTAAAGCTGCTGTATTTGTTACTAAAGTTAACGAAGTTAAAGCTAAAGAAGTTCCTGCTCTTGATGATGAGTTGGCTAAAGACCTTGATGACGAAGTTGACACTCTTGATGAGTTGAAAGCTAAATATCGTAAAGAACTTGAAGCAGCTAAAGAAATTGCATTTGATGATGCTGTTGAAGGTGCTGCACTTGATTTGGCTGTTGAAAACGCTGAAATCGTTGAATTGCCAGCAGAAATGGTTGAAAATGAAGTTCACCGTGCTATGAACGAATTCATGGGTAACTTGCAACGTCAAGGTATTTCTCCTGAAATGTACTTCCAAATTACTGGTACAACCCAAGAGGATCTTCGTAAACAATATGAAGCTGATTCTGATAAACGTGTGAAAACTAACCTTGTTATCGAAGCTGTTGCTGCTGCGGAAGGATTTGACGCTACAGACGAAGAAATCCAAAAAGAAATCAATGACCTTGCAGCTGAGTACAATATGGAAGTATCACAAGTTTCTGAACTTCTTTCACCTGAAATGCTTAAACATGATATTGCTATGAAGAAAGCTGTTGAAGTTATTACAAGTTCAGCAAAAGTTAAATAA
- the rpoE gene encoding DNA-directed RNA polymerase subunit delta translates to MELDVFAGQEKSELSMIEVARAILETRGRDKEMYFNDLVNEIQNYLEKSDADIRSALPFFYSDLNTDGSFIPLGDNKWGLRSWYAIDEIDEEVITLEDIDENAPKRKNKKVNAFMDGDEDAIDYNDDDPEDENFTPSSAILEYDNDNEDDEKAEVESYDSELNEIIPDDDLDDVELSEEDDDDDYEDETND, encoded by the coding sequence TTGGAACTAGACGTATTTGCTGGACAAGAAAAAAGTGAATTATCAATGATTGAAGTGGCCCGTGCTATCTTAGAAACACGTGGTCGTGATAAAGAAATGTATTTCAACGATTTAGTCAATGAAATTCAAAATTACTTAGAAAAATCGGATGCCGATATCCGTAGTGCTTTGCCATTCTTTTATTCAGATTTGAATACGGATGGAAGTTTCATTCCACTAGGTGATAACAAATGGGGCTTGCGTTCATGGTATGCTATTGATGAAATCGATGAAGAGGTTATCACATTGGAAGATATTGATGAAAATGCACCAAAACGTAAAAACAAGAAAGTTAATGCCTTCATGGATGGTGATGAAGATGCCATCGACTATAATGATGATGATCCAGAAGACGAGAACTTTACACCTTCTTCTGCTATTCTTGAATATGACAACGATAACGAAGATGATGAGAAAGCCGAGGTGGAATCTTATGATTCTGAGTTGAATGAAATTATTCCAGATGACGATTTAGATGATGTTGAGTTGTCTGAAGAAGATGACGATGATGACTATGAAGATGAGACAAATGACTAA
- a CDS encoding mechanosensitive ion channel family protein, whose product MNILQKYIQQFNFEESLMLLISKGIKLLILLIIFLLSKKIINFLFKHTVGRSLSWTIQTSARKKTIEHLLHNCMNYILYFFLVYWLLSILGVPVSSLLAGAGLAGVALGLGAQGFLSDVVNGFFILLEDQFEVGDSVEVGAITGLVSTMGIRTTQIRDFDGTLHFIPNRNITIVSNKSRGDMRAQIDIPVYTSTDINKVTSIIQQVNKDNIENYPEIIGSPNIIGLTSKPSGQLVFRVDIFTKNGQQVHIYAEFLKLYHEALIKEKVDLPRITGNIIEVK is encoded by the coding sequence ATGAATATTTTACAAAAATATATACAGCAATTTAATTTCGAAGAAAGCCTAATGCTACTTATTTCGAAAGGAATTAAACTTCTCATTCTCCTCATCATCTTTCTGCTTAGTAAAAAGATTATCAACTTTCTGTTTAAACATACTGTCGGACGTTCACTATCATGGACCATTCAAACATCCGCCCGTAAAAAAACTATTGAACACCTACTGCACAATTGCATGAACTATATCCTTTACTTTTTCCTTGTATACTGGCTTCTAAGTATTTTGGGTGTTCCCGTATCTAGCCTTCTAGCAGGAGCCGGACTTGCCGGTGTTGCTCTTGGTCTAGGAGCTCAAGGATTCCTATCTGACGTCGTTAATGGTTTTTTCATCTTATTAGAAGATCAATTTGAAGTTGGTGATTCTGTTGAGGTAGGAGCCATTACAGGTCTTGTTTCTACTATGGGTATCCGCACTACTCAGATTCGAGACTTTGATGGAACACTTCATTTTATACCTAATCGTAATATCACAATCGTTTCCAATAAATCTCGTGGAGATATGAGAGCTCAAATTGACATCCCAGTCTATACTTCTACCGATATCAATAAAGTAACAAGCATTATCCAACAAGTTAATAAAGACAACATTGAAAATTATCCTGAAATTATTGGGAGTCCAAATATCATCGGATTAACTTCAAAACCTTCCGGACAACTTGTTTTTCGTGTTGACATTTTTACAAAAAATGGACAACAAGTCCATATCTATGCAGAATTCTTAAAACTTTACCATGAAGCTCTAATTAAAGAAAAGGTTGACCTTCCAAGAATTACTGGAAACATAATAGAGGTAAAATAA
- a CDS encoding CTP synthase — MTKYIFVTGGVVSSIGKGIVAASLGRLLKNRGLKVTIQKFDPYINIDPGTMSPYQHGEVYVTDDGAETDLDLGHYERFIDINLNKYSNVTTGKIYSEVLRKERKGEYLGATVQVIPHITDALKDKIKRAATTTDSDVVITEVGGTVGDIESLPFLEALRQMKADVGSDNVMYIHTTLLPYLKAAGEMKTKPTQHSVKELRGLGIQPNMLVIRTEEPAGQGIKNKLAQFCDVAPEAVIESLDVEHIYQVPLNMQAQGMDQIVCDHLKLNAPAADMTEWSAMVDKVLNLKKTTKIALVGKYVELHDAYLSVVEALKHSGLANDTAIDIDWVNANDLTAENVASRLADADGIIVPGGFGQRGTEGKIQAIRYARENDVPMLGVCLGMQLTCIEFARHVLHLDGANSAELDPETQYPIIDIMRDQIDIEDMGGTLRLGLYPCKLKPGSKAAAAYGNQEVVQRRHRHRYEFNTKFREQFEAEGFVFSGVSPDNRLMEVVELPDKKFFVAAQYHPEYHSRPNHAEELYSAFVTAAVENAK, encoded by the coding sequence ATGACAAAATATATTTTCGTCACTGGTGGTGTGGTATCTTCAATTGGTAAAGGGATTGTAGCTGCGAGTCTTGGACGTTTGCTTAAGAATCGTGGACTTAAGGTTACCATTCAAAAATTTGACCCTTACATCAATATTGATCCAGGAACGATGAGTCCTTACCAACATGGTGAAGTTTATGTCACTGATGATGGTGCTGAAACGGACCTTGACCTTGGCCACTACGAACGTTTTATCGATATTAACCTTAACAAATACTCTAACGTTACTACTGGTAAGATTTATAGTGAAGTTTTACGTAAAGAACGTAAAGGGGAGTACTTAGGTGCGACTGTTCAGGTAATTCCGCATATCACAGATGCTTTGAAAGACAAGATTAAGCGTGCGGCGACAACGACTGATTCAGATGTTGTTATCACTGAAGTTGGTGGGACTGTTGGTGATATTGAAAGTCTTCCATTCTTAGAAGCTCTTCGTCAAATGAAGGCTGATGTGGGCTCTGACAATGTTATGTATATCCACACAACGCTTCTTCCATACTTGAAGGCTGCTGGGGAAATGAAGACAAAACCAACGCAACACTCTGTTAAGGAATTGCGTGGTTTAGGTATTCAACCCAATATGTTGGTTATTCGTACAGAGGAACCTGCTGGGCAAGGAATCAAGAATAAGTTGGCTCAGTTTTGTGATGTAGCACCTGAGGCTGTTATTGAATCACTAGATGTGGAACATATCTATCAAGTGCCACTTAATATGCAGGCTCAGGGTATGGATCAAATCGTTTGCGATCATTTGAAGCTGAATGCACCAGCTGCAGATATGACAGAATGGTCTGCTATGGTTGATAAGGTACTTAACCTTAAGAAAACAACTAAAATTGCTCTTGTTGGGAAATATGTGGAGCTTCACGATGCTTATTTGTCAGTGGTTGAGGCGCTTAAACACTCAGGTTTGGCAAATGATACTGCCATTGATATTGACTGGGTTAATGCTAATGATTTGACTGCTGAAAATGTTGCTTCTCGCTTGGCTGATGCTGATGGTATCATCGTTCCTGGTGGTTTCGGTCAACGTGGTACAGAGGGCAAGATTCAAGCTATTCGTTATGCACGTGAAAATGATGTGCCGATGTTGGGTGTCTGCCTCGGTATGCAATTGACATGTATTGAATTTGCTCGCCACGTTCTTCACTTGGATGGCGCTAACTCAGCTGAGCTTGATCCAGAAACTCAATACCCAATTATTGATATTATGCGTGATCAAATTGATATTGAAGATATGGGTGGTACTCTTCGTCTTGGTCTTTACCCATGTAAGTTGAAACCAGGTTCTAAGGCAGCAGCCGCTTACGGCAACCAAGAGGTAGTACAACGTCGTCACCGTCACCGTTATGAATTTAATACTAAGTTCCGTGAGCAGTTCGAGGCTGAGGGCTTTGTATTCTCAGGCGTGTCACCAGATAATCGTTTGATGGAAGTCGTAGAACTCCCAGATAAGAAATTCTTTGTTGCAGCGCAATACCACCCAGAATACCATAGCCGTCCAAACCATGCTGAAGAACTTTACAGTGCTTTTGTAACAGCAGCGGTTGAAAATGCTAAATAA